One Brassica napus cultivar Da-Ae chromosome A1, Da-Ae, whole genome shotgun sequence genomic region harbors:
- the LOC106389705 gene encoding purple acid phosphatase 15-like, which translates to MSFSDGSITTFLGLQLLLLFFCFLSPATFSDATIPSTLDGPFTPVTITLDTSLRGKAVDLPDTDPRVQRYVTGFQPEQISLALSSNYDSIWVSWITGEFQIGMNVTPLDPTSIASIVQFGTLGDSLIHTATGSSLVYNQLYPFEGLLNYTSGIIHHVRITGLQPSTVYYYRCGDPSHGMSKIHHFKTMPASSPTSYPSRIAIVGDTGLTYNTTATISHLVQNSPDLVLLVGDVSYANLYLTNGTSSDCYSCNFSNTPIHETYQPRWDYWGRFMENLTSTVPLMVVEGNHELELQAGNKTFEAYSSRFAFPYIESGSTSKFYYSFNAGGIHFVMLGAYIDFDRSGEQYEWLKRDLAKFNRSVTPWLVVTWHPPWYSTYTAHYKEAECMKVAMEELLYSYGTDIVFNGHVHAYERSNRVYNYQLDPCGPVHIVIGDGGNREKMAIEHTDEPGKCPDPLSTPDAALGGQFCPSNSTTTGAFCWDQQPPYSALRESSFGHGILEMKNATWALWTWHRNQDTNSQVGDQIYIVRQPDLCPPYNVTT; encoded by the exons ATGTCGTTTAGCGACGGTTCTATCACCACCTTCCTCGGACTTCAACTTCTTCTGCTCTTCTTCTGCTTTCTTTCTCCGGCAACCTTCTCTGACGCTACCATCCCCTCCACGTTGGACGGTCCGTTCACTCCGGTGACGATTACACTAGACACCTCTCTCCGGGGAAAAGCAGTTGATTTGCCTGACACCGATCCACGTGTCCAACGCTACGTCACCGGCTTCCAGCCGGAGCAGATTTCTCTAGCTCTTTCCTCCAATTACGATTCCATATGGGTCTCTTGGATCACAg GTGAGTTCCAAATCGGTATGAACGTGACGCCATTAGATCCGACAAGTATCGCCAGTATCGTCCAGTTCGGTACTTTGGGGGATTCACTGATTCATACAGCCACAGGATCTTCACTTGTTTATAATCAACTTTACCCTTTTGAGGGCCTCCTTAACTATACTTCTGGAATCATACACCATGTTCGCATTACAG GGCTGCAACCAAGTACTGTCTATTACTATCGATGTGGTGATCCTTCACATGGTATGAGTAAGATACACCATTTCAAGACAATGCCTGCTTCTAGCCCCACGAGTTACCCCAGCCGAATAGCAATTGTGGGTGATACTGGTCTCACTTATAACACAACAGCTACAATTAGCCACTTGGTTCAGAACTCTCCGGATCTTGTTTTATTGGTCGGTGACGTGAGCTACGCAAACTTGTATCTAACGAACGGGACTAGCTCGGATTGTTATTCTTGCAATTTCTCAAATACGCCTATACACGAGACGTATCAGCCGCGTTGGGATTATTGGGGTAGGTTTATGGAGAATCTGACTTCTACAGTTCCTCTAATGGTGGTTGAAGGAAACCATGAGCTTGAGTTGCAAGCTGGGAACAAAACATTTGAAGCTTATAGCTCAAGATTCGCTTTCCCTTATATAGAAAGTGGCTCGACTTCGaagttttattattcttttaacGCTGGTGGGATTCACTTTGTTATGCTTGGTGCATACATCGACTTTGATAGATCAG GGGAACAATACGAGTGGCTAAAGAGGGATCTTGCTAAATTCAATAGGTCGGTAACTCCGTGGTTAGTAGTTACTTGGCATCCACCATGGTACAGCACTTACACAGCGCATTACAAAGAAGCTGAATGTATGAAAGTAGCTATGGAGGAGTTGCTTTACTCTTACGGTACCGACATTGTCTTCAACGGACAT GTTCATGCTTATGAACGGTCTAACAGAGTATACAACTACCAACTAGACCCATGTGGTCCAGTTCACATAGTGATTGGTGATGGAGGTAACCGTGAAAAGATGGCCATAGAGCACACCGATGAACCCGGTAAATGTCCTGACCCATTATCCACACCGGACGCAGCCCTGGGTGGGCAATTTTGCCCTTCCAACTCCACCACGACTGGTGCGTTCTGTTGGGACCAGCAACCTCCTTATAGCGCCTTGAGAGAAAGCAGCTTTGGCCATGGAATCCTAGAG ATGAAGAACGCCACATGGGCACTATGGACATGGCACAGGAATCAAGACACAAACAGTCAAGTTGGAGATCAGATTTACATCGTGAGACAACCTGATCTATGTCCCCCTTACAATGTCACAACCTGA
- the LOC106389704 gene encoding uncharacterized protein LOC106389704 — protein MSALKKRSNSLAGLSLDAVLGGEIVIPPPPSSPPSPPPLPQKSLAPHQTSTTTTTQTLFDIIRDEYIKEGQKDRTTWQIFREKLRLKRTGSAWTTSLHIPASDILIPNPKHPRPNATIPMSDPPGRGAFTRGPSMRVGSGKSHDDYSADVSIPGDGPPNRSFKPQFSRHDSVRDHGDEDKILRHPVVKFVDERQMSAREAVAAQEAAEAEAAAASSDDEEEEEEDDSEEGEAAEKADAAPKQTMSLMDLLEETDRQMGLTGASYAMDDEEEEYEEDEEEEEEEDGGGGGGGEGEVNCCVCQVNIKGATFTPCGHTFCKLCSKELSAQKGHCPVCSSFVLEFLEIF, from the coding sequence ATGTCGGCTTTAAAGAAACGTAGCAACTCGTTAGCCGGATTATCTCTAGACGCTGTTCTTGGCGGCGAGATCGTtataccaccaccaccatcatctCCACCGTCGCCACCGCCTTTGCCGCAAAAATCTCTTGCACCTCACCaaacatcaacaacaacaacgaccCAAACGCTTTTCGACATCATACGCGACGAATACATCAAGGAAGGCCAAAAAGATCGGACCACGTGGCAGATTTTCCGCGAGAAGCTCCGTCTCAAACGAACCGGTTCCGCTTGGACCACGTCTCTCCATATCCCCGCCTCGGATATCCTTATCCCCAATCCCAAACACCCCCGGCCAAACGCTACTATTCCCATGTCGGATCCACCCGGACGCGGGGCGTTCACGCGCGGACCCTCGATGCGGGTCGGGTCGGGTAAAAGCCACGACGATTATTCCGCTGACGTCAGCATCCCTGGAGACGGACCGCCGAACAGGAGCTTCAAGCCTCAGTTTTCACGGCACGATTCCGTCAGAGATCACGGAGACGAAGACAAGATCCTCCGCCACCCGGTCGTCAAGTTCGTCGACGAGAGGCAGATGTCGGCGAGGGAAGCCGTCGCGGCGCAGGAGGCGGCGGAGGCGGAAGCCGCGGCGGCGTCAAGCGACgacgaggaagaggaggaggaagacgacAGCGAGGAGGGAGAAGCGGCGGAGAAAGCAGATGCGGCGCCGAAGCAGACGATGTCGCTGATGGATCTTCTGGAAGAGACGGATAGGCAGATGGGGTTAACGGGAGCGAGCTACGCCATGGACGACGAAGAGGAAGAGTACGAAGAAgacgaggaagaggaggaggaagaagatggcggcggaggtggaggaggagaaggagaggTGAACTGCTGCGTTTGTCAGGTGAACATCAAAGGCGCGACGTTTACGCCGTGCGGTCACACGTTTTGTAAGCTCTGTTCTAAAGAGCTTAGTGCTCAGAAAGGTCATTGTCCTGTTTGCAGCAGCTTCGTCCTCGAGTTCCTTGAGATCTTCTAG
- the LOC106389700 gene encoding protein transport protein Sec24-like At3g07100 — MGTENQGYPSFPARPPPPPSSSSSPFASAPPPGGAQTVGFRPPSSQPTRPFTPSGPPMAPPPVGVMRPGQSPFVSQIPGSRPPPPAYGGPPGGGGGGGGGSFQRFPAPPPPFPGSQNPPLSGPPATQTLAGHLSPPMSLRPQQPMGPGGYASPPGPGFQQPVPPGVGGGPQPSFPGYPSNQAPPMSLSQGPRPTYPPQTGGFGQHPGQQNLHPSYAPPTSNVQGLAEDFNSLSLSNIPGSLEPGLDPSSFPRPLDGDVEPNSFAEMYPMNCHSRYLRLTTSAIPSSQSLASRWHLPLGAVVCPLAEAPEGEEVPLVDFGSSGIIRCRRCRTYMNPYVTFTDSGRKWRCNICSMLNDVPGEYFSHLDATGRRMDMDQRPELTQGSVDFIAPTEYMVRPPMPPTYFFLIDVSFSATKSGMLEVAAQTIKSCLDNLPGYPRTQIGFITYDSTLHFYNLKSSLSQPQMMVVSDLDDIFIPLPDDLLVNLSESRNVVEAFLDGLPLMFQDNVNVESAFGPAVKAAFMVMNQLGGKLLIFQNSLPSLGAGRLKLRGDDPRVYGTDKEYALRVAEDAFYKQMAADCTKFQIAINVYAFSDKYTDIASLGTLAKYTGGQVYYYPGFQSSIHGDKLRHELARDLTRETAWESVLRIRCGKGIRCSSYHGNFMLRSADLLALPAVDCDKAYAVQLALEETLLTTPTVYFQVALLYTASCGERRIRVHTAIAPVVTDLGEMYRQADTGSIVSVYARLAIEKTLSAKLDDARNAIQQKIVKALREYRNLHSVQHRLGSRLIYPESLKFLPLYGLAICKSTPLHGGPADASLDERSAAGFTMMALPVKKLLKLLYPSLFRVDEWLLKPSADHDDLKDVLRRLPLAAESLDSRGLYIYDDGFRLVLWFGRMLSPDIAKCLLGADFAAELSRVTLQEQENGMSKKLMRLIKKVRENDPSYHPMCLLVRQGEQPREGFLLLRNLIDDQMGGSTGYVDWMLQLHRQVQQNA, encoded by the exons ATGGGTACTGAGAATCAAGGCTATCCGAGTTTTCCAGCTaggcctcctcctcctccttcgtCATCCTCCTCTCCGTTTGCATCTGCTCCGCCGCCAGGTGGAGCACAGACTGTTGGGTTTAGACCACCTTCTTCCCAACCTACAAGGCCTTTTACCCCCTCTGGTCCTCCTATGGCTCCTCCACCTGTGGGTGTGATGAGGCCTGGGCAGTCTCCTTTTGTTTCTCAGATTCCAGGGAGTAGACCTCCTCCGCCAGCTTACGGAGGCCCtcctggtggtggtggtggtggtggtggtggctctTTTCAACGTTTTccagctcctcctcctccgttcCCGGGTAGTCAAAACCCTCCTCTTAGTGGTCCACCAGCTACTCAAACTCTTGCAGGTCACTTATCGCCTCCCATGTCTCTCCGCCCACAGCAACCAATGGGACCTGGAGGGTATGCTTCTCCTCCTGGTCCTGGTTTTCAACAACCGGTGCCTCCTGGCGTTGGTGGTGGTCCACAGCCATCTTTTCCTGGTTATCCCAGCAACCAGGCTCCTCCAATGTCATTATCTCAGGGACCTCGGCCTACATATCCTCCTCAGACAGGAGGTTTTGGTCAGCACCCAGGACAGCAGAACCTGCATCCGAGCTATGCACCTCCTACCAGCAACGTCCAAGGCTTGGCTGAAGATTTCAATTCGCTATCCCTTTCGAATATTCCGGGATCGCTTGAGCCAGGACTTGATCCTTCCTCATTCCCAAGACCATTGGATGGTGACGTGGAGCCAAATTCATTTGCTGAAATGTACCCTATGAATTGTCATTCGAGATATCTACGGCTGACAACTAGTGCTATACCAAGTTCCCAGTCTCTGGCGTCGAGGTGGCATTTACCTCTAGGAGCTGTGGTTTGTCCACTTGCTGAGGCTCCTGAAGGG GAGGAAGTACCACTTGTTGATTTTGGCTCAAGTGGCATCATCCGTTGCAGAAGATGCCGTACCTATATGAATCCTTATGTGACTTTTACAGATTCTGGAAGAAAGTGGCGGTGCAACATTTGTTCTATGCTTAATGATG TGCCTGGTGAATACTTTTCACATTTGGATGCTACTGGCCGAAGAATGGACATGGATCAACGGCCTGAGCTGACCCAAGGCAGTGTTGATTTCATAGCTCCAACAGAGTACATGGTTCGGCCTCCGATGCCACCAACATACTTCTTCCTCATTGATGTTTCATTTTCGGCTACTAAAAGTGGGATGCTTGAG GTTGCTGCTCAAACGATTAAGTCTTGTCTTGATAACTTGCCTGGTTATCCCAGAACTCAAATTGGATTTATTACTTATGACAGCACTTTGCATTTTTACAACCTGAAG TCATCTCTGAGCCAACCACAAATGATGGTGGTTTCTGATCTGGATGATATATTTATCCCATTGCCGGATGATCTCCTTGTCAATCTATCTGAATCTAGAAATGTGGTGGAAGCCTTTTTAGACGGTCTGCCTCTTATGTTTCAAGATAATGTCAATGTGGAATCGGCTTTTGGTCCAGCCGTCAAAGCAGCGTTTATGGTTATG AACCAACTTGGTGGCAAGTTGCTAATTTTCCAGAACTCGTTACCTTCTCTTGGTGCTGGGCGGTTAAAGCTGCGCGGAGATGATCCTCGTGTCTATGGAACTGACAAAGAATATGCTTTAAGGGTAGCTGAAGACGCCTTCTATAAGCAAATGGCTGCCGATTGTACCAAGTTCCAGATTGCAATTAATGTTTATGCATTCAGTGATAAGTACACTGACATTGCCTCCTTAG GGACGCTGGCAAAATACACTGGTGGACAGGTGTACTACTATCCAGGCTTCCAATCATCCATCCATGGAGATAAGTTAAGACACGAGCTGGCTAGAGACCTTACAAGGGAAACTGCCTGGGAATCAGTTTTGCGAATAAGATGTGGAAAAG GAATTCGTTGCTCGTCCTACCATGGGAACTTCATGCTAAGGTCTGCCGACCTGCTTGCTCTTCCTGCTGTTGACTGTGACAAAGCATATGCAGTGCAGCTAGCTCTGGAAGAGACATTGCTAACAACCCCGACTGTGTATTTCCAAGTCGCTTTACT ATATACTGCTTCTTGCGGAGAGAGGCGTATAAGGGTACACACAGCTATTGCACCAGTGGTTACAGATCTCGGAGAGATGTATAGACAAGCAGACACTGGCTCCATTGTCTCTGTATATGCTAGATTAG CAATTGAGAAAACTTTGTCCGCAAAATTGGATGATGCACGGAATGCTATACAGCAAAAGATTGTTAAAGCTCTCAGAGAATATCGTAATCTTCACTCGGTGCAGCATCGGTTGGGGTCTAGATTAATATACCCAGAGTCTCTGAAGTTCTTGCCATTGTACGGATTGGCCATTTGTAAGTCCACTCCTCTTCATGGTGGACCAGCTGATGCTTCACTCGACGAGCGCTCTGCGGCAGGCTTCACCATGATGGCCCTGCCTGTCAAAAAGCTATTGAAGCTGTTATATCCCAGTTTATTCCGTGTTGACGAGTGGCTCTTAAAG CCATCGGCAGACCATGATGACCTTAAGGACGTATTAAGGAGATTGCCTCTGGCTGCAGAGAGTTTGGATTCTAGAGGCCTTTACATTTACGATGATGGGTTTCGATTGGTGTTGTGGTTTGGTCGGATGCTTTCACCTGACATTGCTAAATGTCTTCTTGGGGCTGACTTTGCAGCAGAGCTCTCAAGG GTTACACTGCAAGAGCAAGAGAATGGGATGTCGAAGAAGCTAATGAGGCTGATAAAGAAAGTGAGGGAGAATGATCCGTCATACCATCCCATGTGTTTGCTAGTGAGGCAAGGAGAACAACCCCGAGAAGGCTTCCTTCTCCTCAGAAATCTCATCGATGACCAGATGGGCGGTTCGACTGGTTATGTTGATTGGATGCTGCAACTTCACCGCCAAGTCCAACAAAATGCGTAA
- the LOC106389699 gene encoding desumoylating isopeptidase 1-like isoform X1, producing MAEEAHKVTLNVYDLSRGLARQLSASLLGKVIEGVWHTGIVAYGNEYFFGGGIQHLPAGTTPYGAPLRSVEMGETHVPKDVFEIYLDEISPRYTAESYNLITHNCNNFSNEVSQFLVGKGIPDYILQLPSEVMNSPMGGLLMPMIQNLEATLRAGAVPNAPQFKPQSQPVGPNPSEKASESPVVVQPSASKEKVKEDPLGDARTKIQEEITREFASLMAQGTLRASEAATIATKRVMQKYGHLNVSA from the exons ATGGCTGAG GAAGCGCATAAGGTTACATTGAATGTCTACGACCTAAGCAGAGGCTTGGCTCGCCAGCTCTCTGCTTCTCTCTTGGGAAAAGTCATCGAAGGTGTCTG GCACACGGGAATAGTTGCGTATGGGAACGAGTACTTCTTCGGAGGAGGGATACAGCATTTACCTGCTGGAACTACCCCATACGGAGCACCACTACGAAGTGTGGAGATGGGTGAGACACATGTTCCTAAAGACGTGTTCGAGATTTACTTGGATGAGATTAGTCCTCGTTACACCGCTGAGTCCTACAACTTGATTACTCACAACTGCAACAACTTTAGCAACGAGGTGTCTCAGTTTCTTGTTGGTAAAGGCATCCCAGACTACATTCTCCAGCTTCCTAGTGAGGTCATGAACAGCCCCATGGGTGGTCTTCTAA TGCCTATGATACAGAACCTGGAAGCAACTCTGAGAGCCGGCGCTGTCCCCAACGCTCCACAGTTTAAGCCTCAGTCACAACCTGTTGGTCCAAATCCATCTGAGAAAGCTTCCGAGTCACCGGTTGTTGTTCAACCTTCGGCTAGTAAAGAGAAGGTGAAAGAGGACCCATTGGGTGATGCTAGGACCAAGATTCAGGAAGAGATTACTCGTGAGTTTGCTTCTCTCATGGCACAAGGCACACTGAGAGCAAGTGAAGCAGCTACTATAGCTACCAAAAGAGTGATGCAAAAGTATGGACATCTCAATGTATCTGCTTAG
- the LOC106389699 gene encoding desumoylating isopeptidase 1-like isoform X2, whose amino-acid sequence MCQEAHKVTLNVYDLSRGLARQLSASLLGKVIEGVWHTGIVAYGNEYFFGGGIQHLPAGTTPYGAPLRSVEMGETHVPKDVFEIYLDEISPRYTAESYNLITHNCNNFSNEVSQFLVGKGIPDYILQLPSEVMNSPMGGLLMPMIQNLEATLRAGAVPNAPQFKPQSQPVGPNPSEKASESPVVVQPSASKEKVKEDPLGDARTKIQEEITREFASLMAQGTLRASEAATIATKRVMQKYGHLNVSA is encoded by the exons ATGTGTCAGGAAGCGCATAAGGTTACATTGAATGTCTACGACCTAAGCAGAGGCTTGGCTCGCCAGCTCTCTGCTTCTCTCTTGGGAAAAGTCATCGAAGGTGTCTG GCACACGGGAATAGTTGCGTATGGGAACGAGTACTTCTTCGGAGGAGGGATACAGCATTTACCTGCTGGAACTACCCCATACGGAGCACCACTACGAAGTGTGGAGATGGGTGAGACACATGTTCCTAAAGACGTGTTCGAGATTTACTTGGATGAGATTAGTCCTCGTTACACCGCTGAGTCCTACAACTTGATTACTCACAACTGCAACAACTTTAGCAACGAGGTGTCTCAGTTTCTTGTTGGTAAAGGCATCCCAGACTACATTCTCCAGCTTCCTAGTGAGGTCATGAACAGCCCCATGGGTGGTCTTCTAA TGCCTATGATACAGAACCTGGAAGCAACTCTGAGAGCCGGCGCTGTCCCCAACGCTCCACAGTTTAAGCCTCAGTCACAACCTGTTGGTCCAAATCCATCTGAGAAAGCTTCCGAGTCACCGGTTGTTGTTCAACCTTCGGCTAGTAAAGAGAAGGTGAAAGAGGACCCATTGGGTGATGCTAGGACCAAGATTCAGGAAGAGATTACTCGTGAGTTTGCTTCTCTCATGGCACAAGGCACACTGAGAGCAAGTGAAGCAGCTACTATAGCTACCAAAAGAGTGATGCAAAAGTATGGACATCTCAATGTATCTGCTTAG
- the LOC106451759 gene encoding thiamine-repressible mitochondrial transport protein THI74-like: MSGKVWRWVLGLTYILAVATIWIASSFVVQSVVDAGVSPFLITFICNSLFVVYLPIFEISRYLEDTYGSSILFWRSKRSHLLELAESEKEALLGQDVVISDASEVSGVVVREDGNGLDEKGRWTRMRVAKVSLLICPFWFLAQLTFNLSLKYTTVTSNTILSSASSLFTFLVSLLFLGEKFTWLKLLSVLLCMSGTIIVSIGDSESDSTASAKNPLLGDILSLVSAALYAVYITLIRKKLPDDDERNVSFSMAQLLGFLGLFNFFIFLPAALILNFTKRERFNALTLEQFGLVVGKGLLDNVLSDYLWAKAVLLTTTTVATAGLTIQVPLAAIVDGLSGNKPSFTDYIGAAAVMVGFAGINIPSESKETAIELEPETLVS; encoded by the exons ATGTCAGGTAAGGTATGGAGATGGGTATTAGGTCTAACATACATACTTGCTGTTGCCACGATTTGGATTGCTTCCAGCTTTGTAGTCCAGTCTGTGGTGGACGCTGGCGTTTCTCCCTTCTTGATCACTTTCATTTGCAACTCGTTGTTCGTCGTTTATCTTCCCATCTTCGAGATCAGTAGATATCTAGAAGATACATACGGTAGTAGTATACTGTTCTGGAGAAGCAAAAGGTCTCATTTACTCGAACTAGCCGAATCAGAAAAGGAAGCCTTGCTCGGACAAGATGTTGTGATATCAGATGCATCTGAAGTATCAGGGGTTGTTGTAAGAGAGGATGGTAATGGATTAGATGAGAAGGGACGTTGGACAAGGATGCGAGTTGCTAAAGTCAGCCTTTTGATATGTCCGTTTTGGTTTTTGGCTCAGCTCACTTTCAATCTCTCTCTCAAGTACACGACAGTTACG TCAAATACAATCTTAAGCAGTGCATCAAGCCTTTTCACCTTTCTTGTATCACTACTATTCTTGGGGGAGAAGTTCACGTGGTTGAAACTTCTCAGCGTTCTTCTTTGCATGTCTGGTACCATCATTGTGAGTATTGGTGACTCAGAATCTGACTCAACTGCATCAGCTAAAAACCCACTTCTTGGAGATATCCTCTCTCTAGTCTCAGCGGCTCTATACGCTGTCTACATCACTCTTATACGCAAAAAGCTTCCAGATGATGATGAGAGAAATGTCAGCTTCAGTATGGCTCAGCTTCTCGGGTTTCTAGGTCTCTtcaacttcttcatcttcctaCCTGCTGCTCTAATACTCAACTTCACAAAGCGAGAACGGTTCAACGCACTAACTCTGGAACAGTTTGGTCTAGTTGTTGGCAAAG GTTTGTTAGATAATGTGCTCAGTGACTATCTATGGGCAAAGGCAGTACTTTTGACAACAACCACAGTGGCGACGGCTGGGCTAACCATTCAGGTTCCATTGGCAGCTATTGTAGACGGCTTATCAGGGAACAAACCAAGCTTCACTGACTACATTGGTGCTGCAGCTGTAATGGTCGGCTTTGCAGGCATTAATATTCCTTCAGAATCAAAAGAGACAGCTATTGAGTTGGAACCTGAGACTCTAGTGTCCTAA
- the LOC106453828 gene encoding probable serine/threonine-protein kinase PBL26 produces the protein MNCFSCLYFHEKKNAPKDSDNSRRRNGELTSRDNNKTHPENPKPNKTGNEQNKNDDANKEVTNNIAAKTFTFRELATATKNFRQECLIGEGGFGRVYKGKIEKCDKVVAVKQLDRNGQQGNKEFIVEVLMLSLLHHKHLVNLIGYCADGDQRLLVYEYMSRGSLEDHLLDLTPGQVPLDWDTRIRIALGAAMGLEYLHDKADPPVIYRDLKASNILLDNDFNAKLSDFGLAKLGPVGDKQHVSSRVMGTYGYCAPEYQRTGQLTIKSDVYSFGVVLLELITGRRVIDTTRPKDEHNLVTWAQPVFKEPSRFPELADPSLEGVFPEKALNQAVAVAAMCLQEEATLRPLISDVVTALGFLGTAPDGTIAVPRYDEVRPPQPSGETSGEDSMAPKERERAVAEAMEWGVASRANSRNTSAGHSLNPSAAHSRNPSVS, from the exons ATGAATtgtttttcatgtttatatttCCATGAAAAGAAAAATGCTCCCAAAGATTCAGATAACAGCCGTCGGAGAAATGGTGAGTTGACCAGTAGAGACAACAACAAAACACACCCTG AGAATCCAAAGCCTAATAAGACTGGAAATGAGCAGAACAAGAACGATGATGCAAACAAAGAAGTGACAAACAACATTGCTGCGAAAACATTCACCTTCAGGGAGCTAGCTACTGCGACCAAGAATTTCAGACAAGAATGTCTGATCGGTGAAGGCGGTTTTGGAAGGGTTTACAAGGGAAAAATCGAAAAATGTGACAAG GTTGTGGCAGTGAAGCAGTTAGATAGAAATGGGCAGCAAGGGAACAAAGAATTCATAGTAGAAGTCTTGATGTTAAGTCTTTTACATCACAAGCATCTCGTGAATCTCATTGGGTATTGCGCTGATGGAGATCAAAGACTTCTTGTCTATGAGTACATGTCTCGTGGTTCACTTGAAGATCATCTCCTCG ATCTAACACCGGGCCAAGTACCATTGGATTGGGACACGAGGATTAGAATTGCGCTAGGAGCAGCCATGGGTCTTGAATACTTGCATGACAAGGCTGATCCTCCGGTGATCTACAGAGATCTCAAGGCATCTAACATCCTTTTGGACAATGACTTCAACGCCAAGCTATCAGATTTTGGACTAGCAAAGCTAGGTCCTGTCGGTGACAAACAACATGTGTCCTCCAGAGTTATGGGAACTTATGGGTATTGTGCTCCAGAGTATCAACGAACCGGTCAGCTAACCATTAAATCTGATGTTTATAGTTTTGGAGTTGTGTTGTTGGAGTTGATAACTGGACGAAGAGTTATTGATACGACTAGACCTAAAGATGAACATAATCTTGTTACTTGg GCACAACCTGTGTTCAAAGAACCAAGTAGGTTCCCGGAACTAGCTGATCCAAGTCTGGAGGGAGTGTTTCCGGAGAAAGCTCTTAACCAAGCCGTAGCGGTAGCAGCAATGTGTTTACAGGAAGAGGCAACGCTACGACCACTCATAAGCGACGTTGTAACCGCTCTAGGTTTCTTGGGAACCGCTCCTGATGGCACTATAGCTGTTCCACGTTACGACGAAGTTCGTCCTCCTCAGCCGTCGGGTGAAACCTCCGGTGAGGATTCTATGGCGCCGAAGGAACGGGAAAGAGCCGTGGCTGAGGCAATGGAGTGGGGAGTTGCTTCGAGAGCAAATTCTCGGAACACAAGTGCAGGACATTCCCTAAACCCCAGTGCAGCACATTCTCGGAACCCTAGTGTTTcttga